In Epilithonimonas zeae, a single window of DNA contains:
- a CDS encoding CotH kinase family protein, giving the protein MNKLITLFLILLSTFSYASTIELPKDSYRIDEEKKLIVCNTDLSKLEFDGQAITININGNDFKVLDNVAVLKIGIRYTINWEFNRYSIYFTNLPLLHIDTTFDIVDTPKVLSTIQLIENNGTITQSNAGIEYRGDTSQLYPKKSYEFEFWNDNTGDDTTDISLLGMREDKDWNLQAMYNEPLKIASKSAWDIWNNISQLYYKDKEPDGKTGISINYVEVFINNKYQGLYALSEKIDRKQLKLKKNTADEIRGELYKGSQWEANTIYQGLDAFDNNSEIWGGYEHKYPKDLRDWSSFYNLHDFVINSTSDDFYNHYNEKYDSQNLIDYFVFINLIRASDNMGKNLYTARYNKNEKYFFIPWDLDAVFGRAYESSISNITDDLMSNGLFNRLYNDTRTDGFRLDLKNRWTELRSSSFTVDKIMQILIDNFNQLKDNGALERDQIANSGSTISSEYEEFAYIREWLTKRIEYLDKIFDFGSNGTPPIVEQEKQNSKFVLYPNPAKNYIYFVDKNNKTEKSFLDITIYSKAGRIVKTINQNPIDQSVFIGSLSDGNYILNIKTDSGYKQSFKFIIDK; this is encoded by the coding sequence ATGAATAAACTAATAACCCTTTTCCTAATTTTGTTGAGTACTTTTTCTTATGCCTCAACAATTGAACTTCCTAAAGACAGTTACAGAATAGATGAAGAAAAAAAACTGATTGTTTGCAATACGGATCTCAGTAAATTAGAATTTGACGGACAGGCAATTACTATAAACATCAATGGTAATGATTTCAAAGTTCTTGATAATGTTGCAGTTTTGAAAATCGGCATTAGATATACTATTAATTGGGAGTTCAACAGATATTCTATTTATTTTACCAATCTTCCATTATTACATATTGATACTACGTTTGATATTGTCGATACACCTAAAGTATTATCCACAATACAACTTATTGAAAATAACGGAACTATAACTCAATCCAATGCAGGTATAGAATACAGAGGGGATACCTCACAACTTTATCCTAAAAAATCTTATGAATTTGAATTCTGGAATGATAATACAGGAGATGACACAACTGATATTTCTCTATTAGGCATGAGAGAGGATAAAGATTGGAATCTACAGGCAATGTATAATGAACCTCTTAAAATAGCAAGTAAAAGTGCTTGGGATATTTGGAATAATATTAGCCAGTTATATTATAAAGACAAAGAACCTGATGGAAAGACAGGAATATCTATTAATTATGTCGAAGTTTTCATTAACAATAAATATCAAGGTCTATATGCTCTTTCAGAAAAAATTGACAGAAAGCAACTTAAACTTAAAAAAAATACTGCTGATGAGATACGCGGAGAGTTGTACAAAGGAAGCCAATGGGAGGCCAATACGATTTATCAAGGATTAGATGCTTTTGATAACAATTCTGAAATATGGGGAGGATACGAACATAAATATCCAAAAGACTTAAGAGACTGGAGTTCTTTTTATAATCTTCATGATTTTGTTATTAACAGTACAAGTGATGATTTTTATAATCATTATAATGAAAAATATGACAGTCAAAACCTGATTGATTATTTTGTCTTCATCAACCTAATTAGAGCATCAGACAATATGGGTAAAAATCTCTATACAGCGAGATATAATAAAAATGAAAAATATTTTTTCATTCCTTGGGATTTAGATGCAGTATTTGGTAGAGCATATGAATCTTCTATATCTAATATTACAGATGATTTGATGAGTAATGGATTATTTAACCGTCTTTACAATGATACACGAACAGATGGATTCCGCTTAGACTTAAAAAATCGATGGACAGAATTAAGATCTAGCTCTTTTACTGTTGATAAGATTATGCAAATACTGATTGACAACTTCAATCAATTAAAAGATAATGGAGCTTTAGAAAGAGATCAAATTGCGAATTCTGGAAGTACAATATCCTCAGAGTATGAAGAATTTGCTTACATCCGTGAATGGTTGACGAAAAGAATAGAGTATCTTGACAAAATATTTGATTTTGGGTCGAACGGAACACCACCCATTGTAGAACAAGAAAAACAAAACTCGAAATTTGTTCTTTATCCAAACCCAGCAAAAAACTACATTTATTTCGTTGATAAAAATAATAAAACTGAAAAGTCATTTTTAGA
- a CDS encoding YicC/YloC family endoribonuclease — translation MILSMTGFGRAETVYQGTKITVDIKSLNSKNFDLNVKTPLRYKEKEFDIRKLLNDKILRGKVDCYINCESLDDSNDVKINQDIVKNYIEQLRAVASDAPEFEYLKMAVRMPDVLSTKSSELEEDEWKALLAVVQDSVSKFIEFRQTEGNNLAEEIEKVVQNIEYNLSQVAQYEEERIQPIKDRYQTALKNFENVDETRYYQEMVYFVEKLDISEEKVRLSQHIKYYLEVMKNEDFNGKKLGFIAQEMGREINTLGSKANHSEIQKLVVEMKDDLEKIKEQTLNVL, via the coding sequence ATGATATTATCTATGACAGGTTTTGGGAGAGCCGAGACTGTTTATCAAGGAACAAAGATTACCGTTGACATCAAATCGCTGAACAGCAAAAATTTTGATTTGAATGTTAAAACACCACTTAGGTATAAGGAAAAAGAATTTGATATTAGGAAATTACTGAATGATAAAATCCTTCGTGGAAAAGTAGATTGTTACATCAACTGCGAAAGTCTGGATGACAGCAATGATGTGAAAATCAATCAAGATATTGTCAAAAATTATATTGAACAATTGAGAGCGGTTGCTTCTGATGCTCCAGAATTCGAATATCTGAAAATGGCGGTAAGAATGCCAGATGTTTTATCAACAAAAAGTTCTGAGTTGGAAGAAGATGAGTGGAAGGCGCTTCTTGCTGTTGTGCAAGATTCAGTAAGTAAATTTATCGAATTCCGCCAAACAGAAGGTAATAATCTAGCCGAAGAGATTGAGAAAGTTGTCCAGAATATCGAGTATAACCTAAGTCAGGTAGCCCAATACGAAGAAGAAAGGATTCAGCCCATTAAAGATAGATATCAGACGGCACTTAAGAATTTTGAGAATGTCGATGAGACAAGGTATTACCAAGAAATGGTTTATTTTGTGGAGAAACTGGATATTTCCGAAGAAAAAGTTCGTCTTTCTCAACACATCAAATATTATCTTGAAGTAATGAAAAACGAAGATTTCAACGGAAAGAAATTGGGTTTCATTGCTCAGGAAATGGGAAGGGAAATCAATACTTTGGGTTCAAAAGCCAATCATTCTGAGATTCAGAAATTGGTGGTTGAGATGAAAGATGATTTGGAGAAAATCAAGGAGCAAACACTGAACGTATTATAA
- the gmk gene encoding guanylate kinase, whose product MRQKVIIFSAPSGSGKTTLVKHGLSVVPQLSFSISATTRQPRGEEEHAVDYYFLTPEEFRNKISKDEFVEFEEVYTDKYYGTLKSEVERIWKEGKVVIFDVDVKGGIRLKEIFGDKALSIFVMPPSIAELEQRLIKRNTDCAETIKTRVEKAGEEMTYQKHFDKIIVNTDLDEAKAEVEKIINNFINE is encoded by the coding sequence TTGAGACAAAAAGTTATCATATTCTCCGCACCATCCGGAAGTGGGAAAACAACATTAGTAAAACATGGGCTATCTGTAGTTCCTCAATTAAGTTTTTCAATTTCAGCAACTACAAGACAACCAAGAGGTGAAGAAGAACACGCCGTAGATTATTACTTTTTAACACCAGAGGAATTCAGAAACAAAATTTCTAAGGATGAATTTGTAGAATTCGAAGAAGTTTATACAGATAAATATTACGGAACATTAAAATCCGAAGTCGAAAGAATCTGGAAAGAAGGAAAAGTCGTGATTTTCGATGTGGATGTAAAAGGCGGAATCCGACTGAAGGAGATTTTCGGAGACAAGGCTTTATCGATCTTCGTAATGCCGCCAAGCATTGCCGAGTTGGAACAGAGATTGATAAAAAGAAATACCGACTGCGCAGAAACCATCAAAACCAGAGTGGAAAAAGCAGGCGAGGAAATGACCTATCAAAAGCATTTTGATAAAATTATTGTTAATACAGATTTGGACGAGGCAAAAGCGGAAGTCGAGAAAATTATTAATAACTTTATCAACGAATAA
- the nadA gene encoding quinolinate synthase NadA, translating to MENTLDIAINNMPVKGFLDLKEFAIPTGDDLVKAILDLKKEKNAVILAHYYQPGPIQDIADFLGDSLQLARQAKETDADMIAFCGVHFMAEAAKILNPTKKVVLPDTLAGCSLADGCSAEGLNKMREQHPNALVATYINCNAETKAASDIIVTSSNAEQIIEALPKDRPIIFAPDKNLGRYLSKKTGRDMILWDGSCIVHEAFSMERIAKQLADHPNAKLIAHPESESPVLELAHFIGSTSALLNYVEQDDCQEFIIATEEGILHEMKKRAPHKSLIPALVFDESCNCSECFFMKRNTLEKLYLCMKYELPEIIMDEEIRLKALKPIEAMLELSKSIK from the coding sequence ATGGAAAATACATTAGACATTGCAATCAATAATATGCCTGTAAAAGGTTTTCTAGACCTTAAGGAATTTGCGATTCCGACAGGTGATGACCTTGTAAAAGCAATTCTTGACCTTAAAAAAGAAAAAAATGCGGTTATTTTAGCGCATTATTATCAGCCGGGTCCGATTCAGGATATCGCTGATTTTCTTGGTGATTCTTTGCAATTAGCAAGACAAGCAAAGGAAACCGATGCAGATATGATTGCTTTTTGTGGCGTTCACTTTATGGCAGAAGCTGCGAAAATCCTTAACCCGACCAAAAAAGTGGTTCTTCCCGATACTTTGGCCGGTTGTTCTTTGGCTGACGGTTGTTCGGCGGAAGGTCTTAACAAAATGCGTGAGCAACATCCAAATGCTTTGGTAGCGACTTACATCAATTGTAATGCGGAAACCAAAGCTGCTTCTGATATTATCGTAACAAGTTCCAACGCAGAACAAATCATCGAGGCTTTGCCAAAAGATCGACCGATTATTTTCGCCCCAGATAAAAATTTAGGAAGATATCTTAGCAAAAAAACGGGTCGAGATATGATTCTTTGGGACGGAAGCTGTATCGTTCACGAGGCGTTTTCTATGGAACGTATCGCAAAACAGCTAGCTGACCATCCTAACGCAAAATTAATCGCTCATCCGGAAAGCGAATCTCCGGTTTTGGAATTGGCACATTTCATTGGCTCAACTTCTGCACTTTTGAATTATGTTGAGCAAGATGATTGTCAAGAGTTCATCATTGCAACAGAAGAAGGAATTCTTCACGAAATGAAAAAACGTGCACCACACAAGTCTCTGATTCCGGCTTTGGTTTTTGACGAGAGCTGCAACTGTTCAGAATGTTTTTTTATGAAGAGAAACACTTTGGAAAAACTCTATCTGTGTATGAAGTACGAACTTCCGGAAATCATAATGGATGAAGAAATTCGTCTCAAAGCACTCAAACCAATCGAAGCAATGCTGGAACTTTCCAAAAGCATCAAATAA
- the folB gene encoding dihydroneopterin aldolase, giving the protein MKSKIILEDIKIYAYHGVLPEEALIGNYYIINAELHADLEKASQTDNLDDTINYAEVSAIIHQEMAIRSELLEHVIGRIINKIENTFTQITFIKIKLTKTVPPMSGEMKGVSLEFEKSIF; this is encoded by the coding sequence ATGAAATCAAAAATCATTTTAGAAGACATAAAAATCTACGCCTATCACGGTGTTCTGCCAGAAGAAGCTTTAATAGGGAATTATTATATCATCAATGCAGAATTACACGCCGATTTAGAAAAAGCATCACAAACCGATAATCTGGATGATACTATCAATTATGCTGAGGTCAGTGCTATCATTCATCAAGAAATGGCAATCCGTTCCGAGCTTTTGGAACACGTGATTGGAAGGATCATTAACAAAATTGAAAATACATTTACTCAAATCACTTTCATCAAAATCAAATTGACGAAAACAGTTCCGCCAATGTCGGGAGAAATGAAAGGTGTAAGCTTAGAATTTGAGAAATCGATATTCTAA
- a CDS encoding SIMPL domain-containing protein: MKNYIAVGIAALGFIIAAALLGSAVKNRNKSENTVSVTGLGSKTFTSDLISWSGSFSKNSFELKSAYDALAIDRQVISQYLKSKGVKENEMIFSAVDIQKQFRSFTDSNGNYQQGEFAGYNLTQSVSIKSKEVAKIENISRNITEIINRGIEFTSSSPQYFYTKLSDVKQEMIASATKDAKERAEKIAENAGSSLGNLKKATMGVIQITAPNSNEDYSYGGTYNTTSKEKEASITIKLEYEVD, encoded by the coding sequence ATGAAGAATTATATTGCGGTTGGAATTGCTGCTTTGGGTTTTATTATTGCGGCTGCTTTATTGGGAAGCGCAGTGAAAAACAGAAACAAATCAGAAAATACGGTTTCTGTAACTGGACTTGGTTCCAAAACCTTTACTTCAGACTTGATTTCTTGGTCCGGAAGTTTTTCCAAAAATAGTTTTGAGTTGAAATCGGCTTATGACGCTTTAGCAATTGACCGGCAAGTGATTTCTCAATATTTGAAATCAAAAGGAGTGAAAGAAAATGAGATGATTTTTTCCGCTGTAGATATTCAGAAACAATTCAGAAGTTTTACAGATTCTAACGGTAATTATCAGCAAGGCGAATTTGCAGGTTATAATTTAACACAAAGTGTTTCCATCAAATCCAAAGAAGTGGCGAAGATTGAGAACATCTCCAGAAACATCACAGAAATCATCAACCGTGGTATTGAATTCACTTCTTCATCACCTCAATATTTTTATACAAAATTGTCTGATGTAAAACAGGAGATGATTGCCAGCGCTACAAAAGATGCGAAAGAACGTGCAGAAAAAATTGCGGAAAACGCAGGAAGTAGTCTTGGAAATCTTAAGAAAGCGACAATGGGCGTCATCCAAATCACAGCGCCTAACTCCAATGAGGATTATTCTTACGGCGGAACTTACAATACAACTTCCAAAGAAAAGGAAGCCAGCATTACCATAAAACTTGAATATGAAGTCGATTAA
- the dtd gene encoding D-aminoacyl-tRNA deacylase, producing MRVVIQRVSEASVKVDNEIVGEIGKGLMLLIGVDESDENTDADWLVKKILDVRVFSDDEGKMNHSIKDINGEILCISQFTLISDYKKGNRPSYIKAAKPDKAIPLFEYFKNEMKKSGLKTESGIFGADMKVSLINDGPVTLVFDSKTKL from the coding sequence ATGAGAGTCGTAATCCAACGCGTTTCTGAAGCGAGCGTAAAAGTTGACAACGAAATTGTCGGAGAAATTGGAAAAGGATTAATGCTTTTAATTGGCGTTGATGAAAGTGATGAAAACACAGACGCAGATTGGCTTGTAAAGAAAATCCTTGATGTAAGAGTTTTTTCTGATGATGAAGGAAAAATGAATCATTCAATAAAAGACATCAATGGCGAAATCCTTTGCATAAGTCAGTTCACCTTGATTTCTGATTATAAAAAAGGCAATCGCCCCTCTTATATAAAAGCCGCAAAGCCAGACAAAGCCATCCCATTATTTGAATATTTCAAAAATGAAATGAAGAAATCCGGACTGAAAACCGAAAGCGGGATTTTCGGAGCAGATATGAAAGTATCATTAATTAATGATGGTCCAGTAACCTTAGTTTTTGACAGTAAGACCAAATTATAA